CCCCATCTGGGCGTCATCGACCAGCCCCTGGAGCATGAGGTCCATGGCCTCGGCCGCCTCCTGGCGGTCCAGACCGGTGCTGGTGTGCTCGCCGCTGCCCACCTTGCCGATCAGCTCGCGGAACCGGGCCCGCTCGGGGCCGAGCGCCCGCAGGCGCACCAGACGCCGATCCTCGGCAGCGTTCAGCGGCTGGGCCGTCCCCGGCGGGATGGCGTCAGGTCCCGGGCCGGCCGGTTCTGGTAACAGTGACGACATGGGTGGACGGTTCCATGCCGGAAACTAAAGCCTTACCGATCAGTGGGTTCGCGCAGCTTTCCCCGGCGCTCCCCGACACAACGATCTTTCCGGACGACGCAGCTCTCATCGGCGTCCCGGGCTCCCGTCTCGCCGGACCGGCTTGAGACGCGCTCCCCCGAAGCACCTCCGAGGCACCCCCGAGCCTCAGCTTCCGCCCACCTGCCTGGCAGGACTCCGCCGCATGGCTGGCCATGCGGACCGCCGCTTTCGCATGAACAGCACCGACACCAGCGTCGACACCGACACGTCCGCCCTGCCGCCGGCGGGCCTCAGCAAGGTCGAACGGGCCAAGGCGGAGCTCTGCGGCCTGGAGCTGGCCCCCAGGCTGGCGGAACTGGCCGCGGCGGGCTGGGAGTCCCTCGATGAGGCCACCCTGACGATCCGCCTCAAGTGGCTGGGGATCTTCTTCCGTCCCGTCACCCCCGGCCGCTTCATGGTGCGGCTGCGGCTGCCCAACGGCGTCCTCCGTGCCGAGCAGCTGGAGCTGCTGGCTGACGCCGTCGACCGTTGCGGCGAGCACGGCAGCGCCGACATCACCACCCGCCAGAACCTGCAGCTGCGCGGCCTGCTGCTGGAGGACATGCCCCCCCTGCTGGAGGGGATGGAGCGGGTCGGGCTCACCAGCCGCCAGTCGGGCCACGACAACCCCCGCAACATCACCGGCAACCCCCTGGCCGGCCTCGACCCGGAGGAGCTGATCGACACCCGGCCGCTGGTGGCGGCGATCCAGGCCCGCCTGCTCGCCGACGACGGCCCCCGCAACCTGCCGCGCAAGTTCAATGTGGCGGTGGGCGGGGCCCCCGACAGCTTCCTGCTCCACAACGACCTCGCCTTCCTGCCGGCGCCCCATCCCCAGGATCCGGCCGCGCCGCTGGGTTTCACGGTGATGGTGGGCGGCTTCTTCTCGGCCCAGCGCAACGAACTGGCCGTGCCCCTCGGCCTGTGGCTGCGGCCCGACCAGCTGCCTGACTTCACCCTGGCCCTGCTGCGGCACTACGACGCCCACGGCAACCGGGTCCAGCGCAACAAGAGCCGGTTGATGTATCTGGTGGATGGCCTGGGGCTGGCGGCCTATCGCGATGCGGTGGTGGCGGCCTACCGGGAGCTGGCCGGGGAGGCAGCGGAGGTTCCGCTGACCCACGACGGCCGCCATCTGGTGGTGCGGTCCCCCCGCGATGGGCTGGGGCTCCAGGCTCAGAAGCAGGCGGGCCTCCACTGGGCGGGGTTGCACGTGCCGATGGGGCGGCTCGATGCCGCTTCGATGCTGGAGCTGGCCCGCCTGGCCCGCACCTACGGCAGCGGTGAGCTGCGCCTCACCGAGGCCCAGAACGTGCTGATCGTGAACGTGCCGGCCGATCGCCTGGCGGCCCTGGAGTCCGAACCCCTGCTGGCACGGTTCCGCCTGGAGCCCGGCGCCCTCCAGGCCGAAGCGGTGAGCTGCACCGGCAGCCGGTACTGCAGCTTCGCCCTGATCCCCACCAAGCGCACCGCCCAGACGGTGATCGACGAACTGGAGCGGCGCCTGGAGCTGCCCGAGGCCGTGCGCAGCCACTGGACCGGCTGCCCCAACGCCTGCGGCCAGCCCTACATGGGCCAGATCGGCCTGATGGGGGCCAAGGCCCGCCAGGACGGCCAGATGGTGGAGGCGGCCAAGATCTTCCTGGGGGGCCGCCTGGATCAGGACCCGAAGTTGGCTGAGCTGCATGGGAAGGCCGTGCCCCTCTCCGAGCTCGCTGACGTGCTGGAAGGGTTGCTGGTGGAGCGCTTCGGTGCCCGGCGGCGGCCCGCGCCGTGAGTGCCCCGTGACGGCCGCCCGCGCCCCGTGGGATCCCCGGCAGCTGCCGGCCGGCGGCAGCCCCGAACGCTGGCCCTGGCTGCAGGGCCTGCGGCGGGCTCGGGACCTTGACCTGGAGCCCTGGCTGCAGGCGGTGGAGGCGGGATGGCTGCGGCCCGACTCCGACCTGCTCGCCGCCCTGGCGGAGCGGCTCGACGGCCCGGCGGCGGCGCGGCTGCTGGCCTGGTGGCTGGCCCAGCCCGCCGCCGACCCGGCCCTGCTGGCGGTGATCGGCCGCCACCGCCACCCCCGCTGCCGCACCCTGCTGCGGCAGGCCCTGGCCCCGACCGCCGCCGCCCTCGCCGACGGCTCCGCCGCAGGGGCACGGGCTGCGCTCCTGCTGCCCCTTCTGGGCCATCAGCGCCAGCCGGACGATTTCGTGCTGCTGCGGGAGCGGGCGCTGGCGCCGTTGCCGCTGCAGCAGCGACGGGCCGCACTGGAGGGCCTGGCCGTGGGGCTCGGGGCCTGGCCGCTGCTCCCCCTGCGGCAGGTGCTCATCGCGCTGGTGGGGGATCTGGACCCGACCCTGGCCGCCACGGCCGTGGACCTGCTGGCCCGTCTGCCCGGGGGAGGCCAGGACCTGGCCGCCCTGGATCGCTGCCGCCTGGCCCCGGAGCTGGCGCGGCGGGTGGAGCGGCGTCTGGCGGCCGGGCGATCATGACCGCACCCCAGCGCGCTTGAGGCGAGGCCGATGTTCCGTCACCTGCTGGTGCCCACCGATGGCTCCGATCTCTCCGACGGCACGATTCGCCGGGCGGTGAGCTTCGCCCGCGAATCCGGGGCGACCATCACTTTCCTGCACGTGCTCGCCAACCTGGCGATGCCGCCCCAGGGCTCCCTCTACGGCGATCCGGTGCTGCTGGATCCGGCCGTGGTGGAGCAGTTCAGCCAGGCGGAGCGGGTCTATGCCGACGAACTGCTGGGGCGGGCCAGGGCCCTCGCCGAGGAGGCCGGGGTCCCCTGCGACACCGCCGTCGGTGAGCATCCGGTCGTCTACGAGGCGATCATCGACGCCGCCACCCGCCACGGCTGCGACCTGATCTTCATGGCCTCCCACGGCCGCCGCGGCCTCGCCGGGCTGCTGCTGGGCAGCGAGACCCAGCGGGTGCTGACCCACACCGAGCTGCCGGTGCTGGTGTTCCGCCGCCCCGGGCCCGCCGCCGGCCATGGTCAGGAGGCGCCCTCGGCCCCGGCCACGCCGGCCTGCTGAAGGCGCCAGCGGCGCACCACCTCGGCCACGTCCAGACCGTCGAGGTCAACCTGGGCATTGAGGCGCTGCATGGTGGCGGCGGGGATGCGGCCGGCCAGCCCCTCGATCACGGGCACCAGCTCCGGGCGCCGCCGCAGGGTGGCGGTGTGGAACACGGGCACCGCGTCGTAGGGGGGGAAGTAATGGCGGTCATCCTGCAGCTGCTGCAGGTCGAGGGCGGGGATCAGGCCGTTGGTGGTGTCGCCGGCGATCAGGTCGACGCGCCCCTCGGCCAGGGCCCGGTAGGTGAGGCCGAGATCCATGGCCTCGGGCGGCTGGGCGAAGCGCAGCCCGTAGCGGCGGGCCAGGCCGGCGAAGCCATCGGGGCGGTTGAGGAATTCGTAGCCGAAGCCCGCCCGCCAGCCGGGGGTGTGGGGGGCCGCCTCGCTGATCGTGGCGATCCCCAGCCGCCTGGCCTCGGCGCGGCGCACCAGGATCGCGAAGCTGTTCTCGAAGCCCAGGGAGGGGAACACGGTGAGCCCGAAACGCTCGGCGTAGAGCCGGCGGGTCTGCGCGAACACCTCCCGCGCCGGATCCGGCGTCTCCGGTGGCGGCGGCGGCTGGCCAAGAAGCGTGGTCCAGGCGGTGCCGGTGTATTCCACGTAGCCGTCGATGCGGCCGCTGCGCACGGCGGCATGGATCAGGCCGGTGCCCCCCAGGCCGAAGTCCCGCTTCACGTTCAACGGCGTGGAGGACTCGATCTGCTGGGCCAGCAGTTCGCCCAGGATCAGCTGCTCGGTGAAGCTCTTGCTGCCGATCCGCACCGTGCCGGCGCCGGCGGGCGGCAGCAGCTTCAGGGCCAGCACGGCTCCCAGGGCGAGGCCCGCCAGGCCCCAGGCGAGCCGCAGCACCCGCCGCCGGCCGGGGGAGCTGGTCCCGGTGGGGCGCCGGGCCAGCCGCCGCTCCAGCAGCCCCAGGCCGCCATCGGCGAGCAGGGCGATGGCGGCGGCCGGCAGCGCCCCCGCCAGGATCAGGCCGTTGTTCACCGTGGCGATGCCCCGGAAGATGAACACCCCCAGGCCGCCGGCGCCGATGGCGGCGGCGATGGTGGCCACCCCCACGCCGATCACCGTGGCCACGCGGAGGCCCGCCATCAGGGTGGGCAGGGCCAGGGGCAGCTCGACGTGCAGCAGCACCTGGCGGCCGCTGAGACCCAGGGCCCGGCCCGCCTGCTTCAGCCCCGGGGGCACCTGGGCCAGGCCGGTGACCAGCCCCCGCAGCAGGGGCAGGAGGGCGTAGAGGGTGAGGGCCACGATCGCCGGGGTGGTGCCGATGCCCCCCAGCAGCGGCACGGTGAGCAGCAGGCCGAAGATCGCCAGGCTCGGCACCGTCTGCACCGTGCTGGCCAGGGCCAGCACCGGCCCGGCCCAGCGGGGCCGGCGGCTGATCCAGAGGCCCAGCGGCAGGCTGATCGCCAGGGCCAGGCCGATGGCGCTGCCCACCAGCAGCAGGTGCTCACCGCTGCGTTGCAGGATCTCCCCGGCCAGGGCGCCGTCCCACCAGGCGGGGGGCCACCGGGAGGTCATGGCGCCTCGGCCGGCGTCAGGGCCCGGGTGGCCTGGAACACCGGCACGCCCCCGCCGATGAGGAGCAGGGCCCAGCCGCTGTTGGCGGTGTCGTTGCGCAAGGCGCCGACGAGGAAGGCGATGGAGCCCACCAGCACGATCGCGGTGCTCCAGGGGTGGCCCCAGGCCCGGTAGGGCCGCGGCCGTTCCGGCTCCTTGAACCGCAGCACGAACAGGCAGACGATCCCCACCAGGTAGAGGCTCACGTACAGGAAGGCCGCCAGCCCCAGCAGGATGGTGAAGTCCCCGCCGAGCACCAGCAGGGCCGACGCCAGGCTGGTGAGCACCAGCGCCACGGTGGGGGTGCCGCCCCGGTTCACCCGGTCGACCAGGGGGCTGAACAGGCGGTCGCGGCTGAGGCCGTAGAGGATGCGCGGGGCGCCCATGATCGAGGCGTTGATCAGCCCCGCCAGGGACAGCAGCGCCAGCACGGTGATCGCCTGGCCGCCGAAGGCGCCGAACAGCAGGGCGGCCGCATCGGCCACCGGCAGGCTGGAGACGGCGATCACCTTCAGGGGCAGCACCCGCAGCAGGGCCAGGTTGAACAGGGTGTAAATGGCGATCACGGCCAGCACCCCGCCGATCAGGGAGCGGGGCAGGTCCTCCTGGGGTTCGCTGAACTCCTCGGAGAAGTAGATGGGGCTGTGCCAGCCGTCGTAGGTGGTGATGATCGCCTGCAGGGAGAACACCAGCGCCACCGCCAGGCCCGTCCAGCCCGCCGGGGTGGCCAGGGCCGTCGCCGGGATCGCCGCGGCGGCGGCGGCCCGGGTGTCGGGGCCGCCCAGCAGGACGCAGGCCGCCACGACCGCCAGGAAGGCGACCGCCTTGGCCAGGCTCAGCAGCTTCTGGCTGCCGCTGCCCGCCTCCACCCCCAGCAGCTGGATCAGGGTGAACAGCAGCAGCACCGCCAGCCCCACCAGCTTTCCGTGGGGCTCCAGTCCCGGCAGCAGGAAGGCCGCGTACTCCCCGATGGTGACCGCCACCCAGGCGATGCCGGTGCAGTGGCCGATCCAGTCCATCCAGCCCACGGTGAAGCCGGCGGCATCCCCGAAGCAGCGCCGGGCGTAGACGTACCAGCCGCCGGCCAGGGGCAGGCTGGCCCCCAGCTCCGCCACGGCGTTGGCACCGAGCAGGGCGTAGAGACCGCCGGCCAGCCAGGCCGCCACCACCCAGGGGCCGCTGCCCAGCTGGGCCGCCACCAGGCCGGGCGTGCGCAGGATGCCGGCGCCGATGGTGCCCCCCACCGCCCCGGCGATGCCGAAGCTCACCCCCAGCACACTGAGCAGGCGGCCCGGGGTCTGGGCGGTCGCGGCCTGGTCCGGGGCCACCGGATCGGGGGGAGCGGGGCGGGTCAGGAGGCGATCACCCGTTCCAGCAGCCCGTGCAGCTCCTCCAGCTCGTGGCGGCTGAGCAGCCAGTCGCCCTCCAGATCCTTGGTGACGCGGGCCTCGAGGATCCAGCCATCCTCCGTGCGCACGACGGCGAAGTGGGGGGACTGGAAGGGGGCGGCCATGGCTGGCGGGAGGGGGGCGGTACCTCCTGCTTAGCCAGGGCCGGTGGGGCGGGCAGCCCTGGGGAGCTCAGGGCCCCTCGGAAGGGGGCGGCGCCAGCGCGTCCAGCAGCGGCGGTGGGCCCAGCTGCTCGAGGCGGAACGTGGCGCCGTAGCTCGGGGTGGGGCGCTGGGAATAGAAGCGGGCGGGGGCGGGCCTGCCCAGGCGGGCACGGACGCCGGCCACCAGGGCCGCGGCCCGGCTGCGGGCCCGCAGGACCTGCAGCACCAGCGCCTGCAGCCCGTCGGGCGCCGCGCTCCAGCCGAGAGCCGCGCAGGTCTGGCGGTCGAGCAGGCCCAGCAGACCCCACCGCAGCGCGGGGTGCAGGGGGGCGGGGCAGTCGGCCAGGAGCATGGCCAGGGTGGCGTCGGCGATGCGCCGGTTGGTGGCCGCCGGGGCGAAGGCCTCCCGCTCCACCCGTTCGTTCAGCGCCAGCAGGTCCCCCAGGGTGTCCGGCAGGTCCGTGATCCCCATCCGCTCGCCCACCCCGCGCCAGAAGCGGAACAGGTGCTCCTGCTCCTGGGGGGTCAGGGGCCGCCAGCCGTAGCGCGCCAGCCAGCGGATCGGCTCGGCCACGAAGGTGGAGAGCACGTAGAGGAAATCGTCGTTGCCGATCGCGTAGTGACCGTGGATGCGGTTCATACGGTCGATCACCGCCGCCCCGGCCGGGCTGTCCAGCCCATGGCGCAGCAGTTCGGCCACCATCAGCCCGGTGTCGTCGTAGCGCTTGCGGGGCCGCTGCTCGAATTCGCCGGTGCGGGACAGCAGCCCGGAGATGGAGGGCACACAGAAGGTCTTGAGCAGGGCCAGCTCCAGGGCCCGGGTGAGGTCCCAGGGAAACAGCTCGCCGGCCAGCCGGTGGGCGGTGGCTTCGGCGGCCCGCAGGCTCGCGGCGGCGTCGGCGGTTGCTGCGGCGTCGGCCGTGGTGCCGGCGGCCGGGGCGTCGCCGGGATCAAAGGGATCGTTCATCGGGGACTCAGAAGCGGGAACCGGGCTGCAGCAGGAACGCCTGCTCCTCAGGGCTGCTCGGCCGCCCCAGGGCCTGGTTGCGATGGGGGAAGCGGCCGAAGCGGGCGATCACCGCCTGGTGGCGGCGGGCGAAGTCCGCGGTGCGGGCGTCGGTGAGGCGCTCGAACAGGGGCAGGCCCAGCTCCTGCACCGCCAGATCCTCGCTGTGCATCAGGGGCATCAGCCAGAACGGCCGCCGTTCCGGGGCCGCTTCCGCCTCCACCCAGCCGGCCTCCACGGCCCGCAGCGTCAGCGCCAGGGCCTGCCCGTCCCCGGCGAAGGCGCGGGCCTGGTCGCGCCAGATCTGCCGCGGGAACTGGTCGAGCACCAGCAGCAGGGCCAGGGCGTCGTCGGCGCGCTCGCCCCAGGCGGCCAGGCCCCCGGCCAGGGCCTGGTCGGTGAGGGCCGCGAACCGTTCCTGCACGATCCGGTCGCGGTCGCCACCGGGCCGGAACCAGGCGGAGGGGGGCGTTTCCTCGAACCAGAAGCACAGCACCTCCTGCGGCGTCGGCATGGCTCAGACGAGGAATCGGTGCAGGAGAAATGGAAGCACCATCAGCCGCACTCCGCAGCCCAGGGCCACCGCATGGGCCTGCTTCCGGCCATCGAGCAGGGAGCCCAGTCCGATCGACCCGATCACCAGCGTCAGCAGCTGGCGGAGGCTGGGATCGCTGCCCATGGAACCTGGCCCGGAGCGGCGGACTCCCCCATGCTGGGGCTCCCATCGCCGTCCCGCCCACCCATGACCCACCTGGTGGTGCTCCAGCACCTGGAGCGGGAAGGTCCGGGCCGGTTCGGCGAGGAGGCCCGACGCCGGGGCTGGACAGTGACGGTCTGCCGGCCCGACCGGGGGGAGCCGATGCCCCGGCTCGGGCCCGACCAGGCCCTGCTGGTGCTGGGGGGACCGATGGGGGTGGGCGACATCGGATCGCCGTCCTTCCCCTGGCTGGCGGCGGAGGTGGCCCTGCTGCGGGAGTGCCTGGAGTGCGAGCGCCCGGTGGTGGGGCTGTGCCTGGGGGCCCAGCTGCTGGCCTTCGCCGCCGGTGGCCAGGTGGTGCCGCTGACGGCGGGGGACCCGCCGGTGCGGGCCTACGAAGTGGGCTGGGGGCCGGTGGACTGGATACGGTCCGAGGATCAGGAACCGGTGCTCACCGGACTCGGGGTGGGCCTGCCGGCGCTGCACTGGCACGGCGACCGGATCCGGCTCCCCGCCACCGCCGTCCTGCTGGGCTCGACGCCGCTCTGCGCCGAGCAGATGTTCCGCATCGGGCACCACGCCCACGGGCTCCAGTTCCACGTGGAGGTGACGGACGCCGCCCTGGAGGTCTGGCTCGAGGAGGACGGCGACTACGTGCGCCAGGCCCTCGGACCCGACGGAGTGGAGCAGATCAGGGCCGGCCGGGAGCGCTGGGGGGAGGAGGGGGAGCGCCAGGGGCGCCGGCTGATCAACAACCTGCTGGATCGGGTGGGTGCCCTGCTGGGGGGGTATCCCCTGATCTGAGGGCCAGCTCGCCCGCCAGGGCGTCGGCCAGCTGGCGGCGCCGGTCCTCCACCGCCCCATCCTCCAGCAGCCGCTCCGCAAGGGTCAGCCCCGCCTGGAGGCTGTCGCTGATTCCGGCGCGCCAGAGCAGGAAGCCGCCGTTCCAGATCAGCCCGGGCCGCAGCGGTCCGGATCCGGCCAGGGCCTCCCGGGCCTGGTCCCGCCACTGGGCCAGGCTTTCCAGCGGCACTTCGGGCGCCCCCAGGCCATGGTCGCGGGCCCGCAGGATCAGCCGCTCGGCCTCACCCGCCGCTCCCCCCTGCCGGTGGGAGGCGATCGCCACCCGGTTGGTGGGCAGCTCCACGCCCCCCTCCATCCCCTTGATCAGGAGCAGCTCGTCCTGGCCGGTGGCGGCGAGGGCCTCGCCGGCCAGCCGCTCGGTGGGGGCGTGGACGAAGCCGCTCACCTGCAGGTGGGGCCCGGGGTGGCAGCTCCAGAGCAGTTCCAGGGTGGCGACCGGCGGGCGCTTGCCGATCTGCTCCCGCAGCGGCACCAGCCGCTCGGCCGCCGGGAAGTGGGCCGGCTGGTGCAAGAGGGCCAGCCCCTCCGCGGCGAAGCGGCGGTTCACCGCGTCCCAGGGGAGGCCGCGGCGGTCGAGGCCGAGGGCGGCCAGGGC
This genomic stretch from Cyanobium gracile PCC 6307 harbors:
- a CDS encoding universal stress protein — protein: MFRHLLVPTDGSDLSDGTIRRAVSFARESGATITFLHVLANLAMPPQGSLYGDPVLLDPAVVEQFSQAERVYADELLGRARALAEEAGVPCDTAVGEHPVVYEAIIDAATRHGCDLIFMASHGRRGLAGLLLGSETQRVLTHTELPVLVFRRPGPAAGHGQEAPSAPATPAC
- a CDS encoding oxygenase MpaB family protein, which translates into the protein MNDPFDPGDAPAAGTTADAAATADAAASLRAAEATAHRLAGELFPWDLTRALELALLKTFCVPSISGLLSRTGEFEQRPRKRYDDTGLMVAELLRHGLDSPAGAAVIDRMNRIHGHYAIGNDDFLYVLSTFVAEPIRWLARYGWRPLTPQEQEHLFRFWRGVGERMGITDLPDTLGDLLALNERVEREAFAPAATNRRIADATLAMLLADCPAPLHPALRWGLLGLLDRQTCAALGWSAAPDGLQALVLQVLRARSRAAALVAGVRARLGRPAPARFYSQRPTPSYGATFRLEQLGPPPLLDALAPPPSEGP
- a CDS encoding anthranilate phosphoribosyltransferase; translated protein: MSTPSPGGEWTAQRRLERAEALGADRRRFRELIAALGSGERSGRALSRAEAGEALDHLLDGRCTDAQAGAFLIAHRLRRPEPQELAGMLDSYARRGPRLATSQRRVLSFGVPFDGRSRSAPLLPLVALLLVAAGAGVVLHGGDPMPVKYGLTTAEALAALGLDRRGLPWDAVNRRFAAEGLALLHQPAHFPAAERLVPLREQIGKRPPVATLELLWSCHPGPHLQVSGFVHAPTERLAGEALAATGQDELLLIKGMEGGVELPTNRVAIASHRQGGAAGEAERLILRARDHGLGAPEVPLESLAQWRDQAREALAGSGPLRPGLIWNGGFLLWRAGISDSLQAGLTLAERLLEDGAVEDRRRQLADALAGELALRSGDTPPAGHPPDPAGC
- a CDS encoding type 1 glutamine amidotransferase, with amino-acid sequence MTHLVVLQHLEREGPGRFGEEARRRGWTVTVCRPDRGEPMPRLGPDQALLVLGGPMGVGDIGSPSFPWLAAEVALLRECLECERPVVGLCLGAQLLAFAAGGQVVPLTAGDPPVRAYEVGWGPVDWIRSEDQEPVLTGLGVGLPALHWHGDRIRLPATAVLLGSTPLCAEQMFRIGHHAHGLQFHVEVTDAALEVWLEEDGDYVRQALGPDGVEQIRAGRERWGEEGERQGRRLINNLLDRVGALLGGYPLI
- a CDS encoding APC family permease, which encodes MAPDQAATAQTPGRLLSVLGVSFGIAGAVGGTIGAGILRTPGLVAAQLGSGPWVVAAWLAGGLYALLGANAVAELGASLPLAGGWYVYARRCFGDAAGFTVGWMDWIGHCTGIAWVAVTIGEYAAFLLPGLEPHGKLVGLAVLLLFTLIQLLGVEAGSGSQKLLSLAKAVAFLAVVAACVLLGGPDTRAAAAAAIPATALATPAGWTGLAVALVFSLQAIITTYDGWHSPIYFSEEFSEPQEDLPRSLIGGVLAVIAIYTLFNLALLRVLPLKVIAVSSLPVADAAALLFGAFGGQAITVLALLSLAGLINASIMGAPRILYGLSRDRLFSPLVDRVNRGGTPTVALVLTSLASALLVLGGDFTILLGLAAFLYVSLYLVGIVCLFVLRFKEPERPRPYRAWGHPWSTAIVLVGSIAFLVGALRNDTANSGWALLLIGGGVPVFQATRALTPAEAP
- a CDS encoding DUF924 family protein, with the translated sequence MPTPQEVLCFWFEETPPSAWFRPGGDRDRIVQERFAALTDQALAGGLAAWGERADDALALLLVLDQFPRQIWRDQARAFAGDGQALALTLRAVEAGWVEAEAAPERRPFWLMPLMHSEDLAVQELGLPLFERLTDARTADFARRHQAVIARFGRFPHRNQALGRPSSPEEQAFLLQPGSRF
- a CDS encoding ferredoxin--nitrite reductase; the encoded protein is MNSTDTSVDTDTSALPPAGLSKVERAKAELCGLELAPRLAELAAAGWESLDEATLTIRLKWLGIFFRPVTPGRFMVRLRLPNGVLRAEQLELLADAVDRCGEHGSADITTRQNLQLRGLLLEDMPPLLEGMERVGLTSRQSGHDNPRNITGNPLAGLDPEELIDTRPLVAAIQARLLADDGPRNLPRKFNVAVGGAPDSFLLHNDLAFLPAPHPQDPAAPLGFTVMVGGFFSAQRNELAVPLGLWLRPDQLPDFTLALLRHYDAHGNRVQRNKSRLMYLVDGLGLAAYRDAVVAAYRELAGEAAEVPLTHDGRHLVVRSPRDGLGLQAQKQAGLHWAGLHVPMGRLDAASMLELARLARTYGSGELRLTEAQNVLIVNVPADRLAALESEPLLARFRLEPGALQAEAVSCTGSRYCSFALIPTKRTAQTVIDELERRLELPEAVRSHWTGCPNACGQPYMGQIGLMGAKARQDGQMVEAAKIFLGGRLDQDPKLAELHGKAVPLSELADVLEGLLVERFGARRRPAP
- a CDS encoding glycine betaine ABC transporter substrate-binding protein; protein product: MTSRWPPAWWDGALAGEILQRSGEHLLLVGSAIGLALAISLPLGLWISRRPRWAGPVLALASTVQTVPSLAIFGLLLTVPLLGGIGTTPAIVALTLYALLPLLRGLVTGLAQVPPGLKQAGRALGLSGRQVLLHVELPLALPTLMAGLRVATVIGVGVATIAAAIGAGGLGVFIFRGIATVNNGLILAGALPAAAIALLADGGLGLLERRLARRPTGTSSPGRRRVLRLAWGLAGLALGAVLALKLLPPAGAGTVRIGSKSFTEQLILGELLAQQIESSTPLNVKRDFGLGGTGLIHAAVRSGRIDGYVEYTGTAWTTLLGQPPPPPETPDPAREVFAQTRRLYAERFGLTVFPSLGFENSFAILVRRAEARRLGIATISEAAPHTPGWRAGFGYEFLNRPDGFAGLARRYGLRFAQPPEAMDLGLTYRALAEGRVDLIAGDTTNGLIPALDLQQLQDDRHYFPPYDAVPVFHTATLRRRPELVPVIEGLAGRIPAATMQRLNAQVDLDGLDVAEVVRRWRLQQAGVAGAEGAS